The following are encoded in a window of Cyanobacteria bacterium FACHB-DQ100 genomic DNA:
- a CDS encoding response regulator transcription factor, which yields MRVLLVEDEPDLGTAIHRVLSREKYVVDWVQDGSTAWAYLDNSDVHYTLAILDWMLPGLSGVELCKRLRCQNNPLPILLLTARDRMEDKVAGLDAGADDYLVKPFGMAELLARLRALQRRSPELHPQQLQVGNLILDYGAHTVCWQPLDGHQIPISLTAKEFQTLEYFMRHPSQVVTSHQIMNQLWEVGAEPTSNAIAAQIRLLRRKLAEVGCDGLIETIHGIGYRFNVPHASK from the coding sequence ATGCGAGTGTTACTGGTGGAAGATGAACCTGATTTAGGCACCGCGATTCATCGTGTTTTAAGTCGGGAGAAGTATGTGGTGGACTGGGTGCAAGATGGCAGCACAGCTTGGGCGTATCTCGACAACTCCGATGTTCACTATACCTTAGCCATTTTAGATTGGATGCTACCTGGACTATCCGGGGTAGAGTTGTGCAAGCGGCTCCGCTGTCAAAACAATCCACTCCCCATTCTGCTCCTGACTGCCAGAGATCGCATGGAAGATAAAGTAGCCGGACTCGATGCCGGAGCCGATGATTACCTAGTGAAGCCCTTTGGCATGGCAGAACTGTTGGCGCGACTGCGGGCGCTACAACGACGATCGCCCGAACTTCACCCCCAACAACTCCAAGTCGGCAATCTCATTCTCGACTACGGTGCCCACACCGTTTGCTGGCAACCCCTCGATGGGCACCAAATTCCTATTTCTTTGACTGCAAAGGAATTTCAGACACTGGAATACTTTATGAGACATCCTAGTCAAGTGGTGACAAGCCATCAAATCATGAATCAACTCTGGGAAGTGGGTGCAGAACCAACCAGCAACGCGATCGCTGCCCAAATTCGGTTGCTACGGCGTAAGCTTGCAGAAGTCGGGTGTGACGGTCTCATTGAAACGATTCATGGAATCGGCTATCGATTCAACGTTCCTCATGCGTCAAAATAA
- a CDS encoding two-component sensor histidine kinase, with amino-acid sequence MRQNKLFNRTRIQLAGCYAGVMGLILSVSGLITYQLLSAAHWHAVEQELESISGTLHDSLEPKLKQPNRLEPAIRQALPRLCLIGTDCSNDAQKRHILGIVQEDNYYVRFFTQSGQLLASLDKQPASLPPPVTKEGWTTLHDGSGTRCRQTTLLLKTATGSAWGYMQIGRSLKEYDDHLTMLRLLLAVGLPLAMLLVAGAGWWLAGLAIRPVYQSYQQMQQFTADAAHELRTPIATIRATIESVQGVVDLPMEEMQGAFSVVDRQNNRLAHLVQDLLLLSRMDQRTLAEKHQPCCINDLVHDLVESLSMLKIAAPIQLTTQYRVKEPLYVMGDENQLSRLFSNLIVNALHYTPAGGVVTVIVRREDTHALIQVKDAGIGIAREDQSRIFDRFYRVSSDRSRQTGGAGLGLAIAKAISESHHGSIQVNTDLGKGSTFAVRLPLI; translated from the coding sequence ATGCGTCAAAATAAGCTATTTAACCGCACTCGTATTCAGCTTGCAGGCTGTTACGCTGGGGTCATGGGATTAATCTTAAGCGTCAGCGGACTAATTACTTACCAGTTGTTATCAGCCGCTCATTGGCACGCCGTCGAGCAGGAACTAGAGTCCATTTCAGGAACACTGCACGACTCTTTAGAACCGAAGTTAAAGCAACCCAACCGGCTTGAGCCTGCGATTAGACAAGCCCTCCCAAGGCTATGTCTGATAGGAACAGATTGCTCAAATGACGCTCAAAAGCGGCATATTCTTGGCATTGTTCAAGAAGACAACTATTACGTGCGCTTTTTTACCCAATCTGGGCAACTTTTAGCAAGTTTGGACAAGCAACCTGCCAGCTTACCACCTCCAGTTACTAAAGAAGGTTGGACTACGTTGCACGATGGGAGTGGAACGCGCTGTCGCCAAACCACGCTACTACTAAAAACTGCCACCGGATCTGCTTGGGGCTACATGCAGATTGGGCGATCGCTAAAAGAATATGACGATCATCTCACCATGCTGCGGCTACTGCTTGCTGTTGGGCTACCGCTTGCCATGCTGCTTGTTGCGGGGGCAGGATGGTGGTTAGCAGGACTTGCCATTCGCCCCGTCTACCAGTCCTATCAACAGATGCAACAATTTACCGCTGATGCGGCTCACGAACTGCGCACTCCTATTGCCACTATCCGCGCTACTATTGAGTCTGTCCAGGGTGTGGTGGATCTCCCAATGGAGGAAATGCAGGGAGCATTCAGTGTCGTGGATCGTCAAAACAATCGACTAGCACACCTAGTACAGGATCTTTTACTGCTCTCGCGAATGGATCAAAGAACGCTGGCAGAGAAACATCAGCCCTGTTGCATAAATGACCTAGTTCACGATTTAGTGGAAAGCTTATCCATGTTAAAGATTGCAGCTCCCATCCAGTTAACAACGCAGTACAGAGTTAAAGAGCCGTTGTATGTTATGGGTGATGAAAATCAATTGAGTCGCTTATTCTCTAACCTCATCGTCAATGCCTTGCACTACACGCCTGCCGGTGGAGTGGTAACAGTGATTGTAAGGCGAGAGGACACTCATGCTCTCATTCAGGTAAAAGACGCTGGCATTGGCATTGCCCGAGAAGACCAGTCCCGTATTTTCGATCGCTTCTATCGAGTGAGTTCTGATCGCTCTCGTCAAACTGGAGGAGCTGGATTAGGGTTGGCAATTGCAAAAGCAATCTCAGAGTCTCATCACGGCAGTATTCAAGTAAACACTGATTTGGGCAAAGGAAGTACCTTTGCCGTGCGATTGCCTTTAATTTAG
- a CDS encoding IS6 family transposase, whose amino-acid sequence MKFAPELDKRIRPFLNPTNDSWRVDETYIEIRGEWKYLYRAVDSEGNTVDFMLSAKRDGKAAARFFRKVLGAKHTQIPRVITVDKNAAYPVAMDELKQEKTLKAETQWYCQLNSIQPCLLRKWVIFKGGKAVFFVTPSAPILNNQREI is encoded by the coding sequence TTGAAATTCGCTCCCGAACTCGACAAGCGCATTCGACCCTTTCTGAATCCGACGAACGACTCATGGCGGGTGGACGAAACTTACATCGAAATTCGAGGTGAGTGGAAATATCTATATCGAGCAGTGGATTCGGAGGGCAATACAGTGGACTTCATGTTGAGTGCAAAGCGAGATGGGAAGGCGGCAGCCCGCTTTTTTCGCAAAGTATTAGGAGCCAAGCACACTCAAATTCCACGAGTCATCACGGTCGATAAAAATGCTGCTTATCCAGTTGCGATGGATGAATTGAAGCAAGAGAAAACGTTGAAAGCTGAAACCCAATGGTATTGTCAACTTAACTCAATTCAACCTTGCTTATTGAGAAAGTGGGTGATTTTCAAAGGCGGAAAGGCTGTCTTTTTCGTAACTCCAAGTGCACCCATTCTCAACAATCAGCGCGAAATCTAG
- a CDS encoding IS6 family transposase, protein MTTDSLFKWHHFLPEIILLNVRWYCRYSLSYRNLEEMMAERGVAVDHSTVIAGF, encoded by the coding sequence ATGACGACCGACTCACTGTTCAAATGGCATCACTTTCTGCCTGAAATTATCTTGCTGAACGTGCGCTGGTATTGCCGCTATTCTTTGAGCTACCGGAATTTAGAGGAAATGATGGCAGAAAGGGGCGTTGCAGTCGATCATTCCACCGTTATCGCTGGGTTTTGA
- a CDS encoding cytochrome b5 domain-containing protein, with protein MPNVWVYNGEAYDLTDFMKKHPGGEFFIGRMKNRDITTVVNIFHRNPAKVKKMLQKYALGRKTTPEDLHPKYNAPPFLFHDTFDGRRDTPQFDFETKEQLLDRIRTRLNTKEMQAKVDRMDFLFDAVTITLVLLYILVQALRLTVAQFMPIYLFAPLMVMLRISLSGAGHYYNHRPQVRFNKFFAHVFDINYVPMSFVVIDGHSLMHHPYTQSKVDVKTNVFTAMMELPRYYRVPLHTVHKLAHVLTGMLVRTVEISYYAVRFGVHNFYGTWQRGLPHYIGMIFMRVLLLGELVLFALRGDFVAWFVQFVLTTWISTFMIVASHDFEVEDSANTEQIEQQDWAVFQINNSYDLTMIGNKYIDCFLSAGLSPHRVHHVLPYQRSGFANILSEDIVREEAAKFGVPWLAPKNFFLDRLPLLVNHYLLERSRMADEKNFGLLTEHFHPQALKTSFDYILKGFAGIGSI; from the coding sequence ATGCCCAATGTCTGGGTGTACAACGGCGAAGCTTACGACCTCACAGATTTCATGAAGAAGCATCCTGGCGGCGAATTCTTCATTGGGCGCATGAAGAATCGAGACATTACCACTGTTGTTAATATCTTTCACCGCAACCCTGCAAAGGTGAAGAAGATGCTTCAGAAATACGCTTTGGGACGAAAAACAACGCCCGAAGACTTGCACCCAAAATACAATGCACCGCCTTTTCTCTTCCACGATACCTTTGATGGTCGCAGAGACACTCCTCAGTTTGATTTCGAGACCAAAGAGCAACTCCTTGATCGCATTAGAACTCGATTGAATACGAAAGAAATGCAAGCAAAGGTCGATCGCATGGATTTCCTCTTTGATGCAGTGACCATTACTCTAGTTCTTCTCTACATCTTGGTACAAGCACTTCGACTCACAGTGGCACAATTCATGCCGATTTATCTCTTTGCGCCATTGATGGTGATGCTCAGAATCTCTCTTTCAGGTGCAGGACATTACTACAATCACCGCCCACAAGTTCGATTCAATAAGTTCTTCGCTCATGTGTTTGACATTAACTATGTTCCGATGTCCTTTGTTGTGATTGATGGTCATTCTTTGATGCATCATCCCTACACCCAAAGCAAAGTTGATGTCAAAACCAATGTATTCACGGCAATGATGGAACTACCTCGTTATTACCGAGTTCCACTCCATACCGTCCACAAGCTTGCTCATGTATTAACAGGGATGTTGGTTCGGACAGTCGAGATTTCATACTATGCCGTTCGATTTGGGGTACACAACTTCTATGGCACTTGGCAACGCGGACTACCGCACTACATCGGTATGATCTTTATGCGAGTGTTGCTACTCGGTGAGCTAGTTCTCTTTGCCCTTCGTGGAGATTTCGTTGCTTGGTTCGTACAGTTTGTTCTCACAACTTGGATTAGTACGTTCATGATTGTGGCAAGTCACGATTTTGAAGTCGAAGATTCAGCCAACACGGAACAGATTGAGCAACAAGATTGGGCAGTATTCCAAATCAACAATTCCTACGACTTGACGATGATTGGCAACAAATATATTGATTGCTTCTTATCAGCAGGTCTGAGTCCTCACCGAGTTCATCACGTCTTACCTTATCAACGCAGTGGGTTCGCCAACATTCTCAGTGAAGACATTGTTCGAGAAGAAGCTGCAAAGTTTGGTGTGCCCTGGTTAGCTCCTAAAAATTTCTTCCTCGATCGCTTACCGCTTCTGGTTAATCACTACTTGCTAGAGCGATCGCGCATGGCAGATGAGAAAAACTTTGGACTGCTGACAGAGCATTTCCACCCCCAAGCGTTAAAGACTTCGTTCGACTACATTCTCAAAGGTTTCGCTGGCATTGGTTCTATCTAA
- a CDS encoding naringenin-chalcone synthase: MTTMIPLKQSLSQSAIIKAQPYFSNSKSILATIESIATGTPEHCISQVDAARTVAQMPNLVKNQSRIETLYQNTRINTRHLALNLLSEDALTTTQSSSIQDRMQMYQSYAIPLAERVVKQALESATAKSTFGCPELLKDSIRQIVFVSSTGFVAPGVDTKVIKRLGLRRDISRVTVNFMGCAAAMNGLRVASDHVRSHPTHRSLVICLELSSVNAVFEDDINDVIIHSIFGDGCAAVVVGACEEGQALEGRIVIRDYLSQLIADTEDGITLGVQDNGITCKLSRQLPDYIEAGVDPVIESFLEQNGLTKEQIDLWAIHPGGTRIVERSQRSLGLSDDQVAYSWEILSEYGNMLSASILFVLERMLSKQESSDERLLTGLAFSFSPGVGIEGILFQKL; this comes from the coding sequence ATGACGACAATGATTCCTCTCAAACAATCCCTCTCGCAATCTGCGATCATTAAAGCTCAACCTTACTTCAGCAATTCTAAATCGATTCTTGCAACGATCGAGAGCATTGCAACTGGAACACCTGAACACTGTATTTCTCAAGTTGATGCTGCTCGGACTGTTGCCCAAATGCCGAATCTGGTAAAAAACCAAAGCCGCATCGAAACGCTGTACCAAAACACGCGTATCAACACCCGTCACCTGGCTCTCAATTTGTTATCCGAGGATGCGCTGACCACTACTCAAAGCAGTTCGATTCAAGATCGAATGCAGATGTATCAATCGTATGCGATTCCTCTAGCTGAGAGAGTTGTCAAGCAGGCCCTAGAATCTGCTACCGCAAAATCAACTTTCGGTTGTCCAGAACTGCTCAAAGATTCGATTCGTCAGATTGTCTTTGTGTCTAGTACAGGGTTTGTTGCTCCAGGCGTTGATACGAAAGTGATTAAGCGGCTTGGGCTGAGACGGGATATTTCCCGCGTTACGGTGAATTTCATGGGCTGTGCGGCAGCAATGAATGGCTTAAGAGTAGCGAGCGATCATGTGCGATCGCATCCTACGCATCGATCTCTAGTGATTTGCTTGGAGCTGAGTTCAGTCAATGCGGTTTTTGAAGATGACATCAATGATGTGATTATTCATAGTATTTTCGGGGATGGTTGTGCGGCAGTGGTTGTGGGAGCTTGCGAAGAAGGGCAGGCGTTAGAAGGAAGAATTGTTATTCGAGATTATCTGAGTCAGTTGATTGCTGATACAGAAGATGGAATTACTCTCGGTGTGCAGGACAATGGCATCACTTGTAAGCTATCCCGCCAACTGCCGGACTACATTGAAGCGGGAGTTGATCCAGTGATTGAAAGCTTTCTGGAGCAAAATGGATTGACCAAAGAGCAGATTGATTTGTGGGCAATTCATCCAGGTGGGACTCGAATTGTGGAGCGATCGCAGCGTTCTCTCGGTCTAAGTGATGATCAGGTTGCCTATAGCTGGGAGATTCTGAGTGAATACGGAAATATGCTGAGTGCTTCAATCTTATTTGTACTAGAGAGAATGCTATCGAAACAGGAATCTTCAGATGAAAGATTACTGACTGGACTGGCTTTTTCATTTTCGCCTGGAGTTGGAATTGAAGGCATCTTGTTTCAAAAACTTTAG
- a CDS encoding cyclic peptide export ABC transporter: MRFIRFLLEISWRSIVIAASVGFVSGCGNSLLIALVNRSIHESSVPNALLYFAGLAIFTLLTSVTSQFMLIHLAQGAIYELRLKLSRNILSAPLQHLEQLGESRLLMTLTDDIRVLSHAVSVIPNLFIDLATVAGCLVYLAWLSSTIFALTVGISAIAIWGVQTKVNQARSLFTVARDEEDHLLQHFQTITHGTKELKLHRARREDFISKNVQSSASKLRQKNSKAMKSFAVANGLGQSSQFFTMGFVLFVLPLFLHVPLPMLSTYVLTSTFISMPMQSLLNRLPDIMRGNVALRKIERLRLSLTSQLEHESMPTFKVNSHCQVELDQVTYLYQPEREEEGPQLHHPRGDRPISSRPVTPPPMIEERGFFLGAITLSFKPGEVTYIVGGNGSGKSTLAKLIAGLYTPHDGAIYLNGVRITNHNREWYRQHFSAIFSDFHLFDSCLGFNRPNLDEEIEMYLQQLRLDHKVQVKNGILSTTRLSQGQRKRLALLTAYLEDRPIYLFDEWASDQEPLFRELFYKEILVKLKQQGKTVIVITHDDRYFHLADHIVKLDYGKIELDEKPLSIGHKA; the protein is encoded by the coding sequence ATGAGATTCATTCGATTCCTGTTAGAAATTTCGTGGCGGAGTATCGTGATTGCTGCGAGTGTGGGGTTTGTTAGTGGCTGCGGTAACTCATTGTTGATTGCACTTGTTAATCGTTCAATTCATGAATCTTCTGTGCCAAATGCGCTTCTCTATTTTGCTGGATTAGCAATCTTTACTTTACTCACAAGCGTTACCTCACAATTCATGCTGATTCACTTGGCACAGGGAGCCATCTATGAACTGCGATTAAAGCTCAGCCGCAATATTCTCTCTGCTCCACTGCAGCATTTAGAACAATTGGGTGAGAGTCGATTGTTGATGACTTTAACCGATGATATTCGAGTTCTATCTCATGCCGTATCTGTTATTCCTAATCTGTTTATTGATCTCGCGACAGTCGCAGGTTGTTTGGTTTATTTAGCCTGGCTATCAAGTACAATCTTTGCTTTAACGGTTGGAATTAGCGCGATCGCAATCTGGGGAGTTCAGACCAAAGTGAATCAAGCTCGATCACTGTTCACCGTTGCACGAGACGAAGAAGATCATCTGCTTCAACATTTTCAAACGATTACTCACGGAACCAAAGAACTCAAACTTCATCGAGCGAGACGAGAAGATTTCATCTCAAAGAATGTACAAAGTAGTGCTTCTAAACTGCGGCAGAAAAATAGCAAAGCAATGAAAAGCTTTGCGGTTGCTAATGGATTAGGACAATCCTCTCAATTCTTCACAATGGGTTTTGTTCTGTTTGTTCTCCCGCTGTTCCTGCACGTTCCCCTGCCGATGCTTTCAACCTATGTTCTAACCAGTACATTTATTTCGATGCCGATGCAGAGTTTGTTAAATCGCCTTCCTGATATCATGCGCGGCAATGTGGCTTTGCGAAAAATTGAGCGACTGCGGCTCTCACTTACCAGTCAGCTAGAACATGAATCGATGCCTACTTTCAAAGTCAACTCTCACTGCCAAGTTGAACTCGACCAAGTCACCTATCTTTATCAACCAGAGCGCGAAGAAGAGGGGCCTCAGTTGCATCATCCGAGAGGAGACCGACCAATCAGCAGCCGACCAGTCACGCCTCCTCCAATGATTGAAGAAAGAGGGTTTTTCTTGGGAGCTATCACACTATCTTTCAAACCTGGAGAAGTAACTTATATTGTCGGTGGTAATGGAAGCGGTAAATCAACCTTAGCAAAATTGATTGCAGGTTTATATACACCCCACGACGGCGCGATCTATCTGAATGGAGTTCGGATTACAAATCACAATCGCGAATGGTATCGGCAACATTTCTCGGCTATCTTCTCTGATTTTCATCTGTTCGATAGCTGTCTAGGATTTAACCGTCCTAACCTTGATGAAGAAATTGAAATGTACTTGCAACAGTTACGCCTCGATCATAAGGTACAAGTCAAAAACGGCATTCTCTCGACAACTCGCCTTTCTCAAGGGCAGCGCAAACGGTTAGCACTTCTGACCGCTTATCTTGAAGACCGACCGATTTACCTGTTTGATGAATGGGCATCGGATCAAGAACCGCTCTTTCGAGAACTGTTCTACAAAGAAATTTTGGTCAAACTGAAGCAGCAAGGTAAGACTGTGATTGTTATCACTCACGACGATCGATATTTCCATCTCGCAGACCACATTGTTAAGCTCGACTACGGCAAGATCGAGTTAGATGAAAAGCCACTCTCTATCGGTCACAAAGCTTAA